A genomic stretch from Aedes albopictus strain Foshan chromosome 2, AalbF5, whole genome shotgun sequence includes:
- the LOC109422483 gene encoding probable tRNA N6-adenosine threonylcarbamoyltransferase, with translation MVIAIGFEGSANKIGVGIVRDGEVLANERETYITPPGEGFLPKETAQHHRSKIHDILKRALAVSGITPQEIDVVCYTKGPGMAPPLLAVAIVARTIAQIWNKPILGVNHCIGHIEMGRLITKAQNPTVLYVSGGNTQIISYACKRYRIFGETIDIAIGNCLDRFARIIKLSNDPSPGYNIEQMAKKGTKYLALPYSVKGMDVSFSGILSFIEQKARPKGKQQKRRQEDEKWSDEDLCFSLQETLFAMLVETTERAMAHCGSSEVLIVGGVGCNERLQEMMGIMCQERGAKLFATDERFCIDNGVMIAHAGWEMFRSGTRMAWKEATVTQRYRTDEVLVTWRDD, from the exons ATGGTCATTGCAATCGGCTTTGAAGGAAGCGCAAACAAAATAGGAGTTGGAATCGTTCGGGACGGTGAAGTGCTTGCCAATGAACGTGAAACATATATCACCCCACCCGGGGAAG GTTTCCTTCCCAAGGAGACAGCGCAACATCACCGGTcgaaaattcacgacattttgaAGCGGGCGCTAGCCGTTTCCGGTATAACGCCTCAGGAGATCGATGTGGTCTGCTACACCAAAGGACCGGGTATGGCCCCACCCCTGCTGGCGGTAGCCATCGTCGCCCGTACCATTGCCCAGATTTGGAACAAACCGATCCTGGGGGTAAACCACTGCATCGGTCACATCGAGATGGGTCGGTTAATTACCAAAGCTCAAAATCCAACGGTTCTGTACGTGAGTGGCGGGAACACCCAGATCATTTCCTACGCCTGTAAGCGGTACCGGATTTTCGGGGAAACGATCGATATCGCCATCGGGAACTGTTTGGATCGTTTTGCTCGGATCATCAAGCTGTCCAACGACCCCAGTCCCGGTTACAACATTGAGCAGATGGCCAAGAAGGGTACCAAGTACCTGGCGCTTCCCTATTCGGTAAAGGGCATGGACGTTAGCTTTTCCGGAATATTGTCCTTTATCGAACAGAAGGCTCGGCCAAAGGGGAAACAGCAAAAACGACGTCAGGAGGACGAGAAGTGGTCCGACGAGGATTTGTGCTTCTCCCTACAGGAAACGCTGTTTGCCATGCTGGTGGAAACGACGGAGCGTGCCATGGCGCATTGCGGGTCCAGTGAGGTCCTGATTGTGGGAGGAGTGGGCTGTAACGAACGGCTTCAGGAGATGATGGGCATCATGTGCCAAGAACGGGGAGCCAAGCTGTTTGCCACGGACGAGAGGTTCTGCATCGACAACGGGGTAATGATTGCCCATGCCGGATGGGAGATGTTCCGTAGTGGGACTAGAATGGCTTGGAAGGAAGCGACCGTTACGCAACGTTACAGAACCGATGAAGTGCTAGTCACCTGGAGAGATGACTGA
- the LOC109428689 gene encoding uncharacterized protein LOC109428689 has translation MSTIKYIGRTTDFKGKTLWEIVGNLKNFGVGRVVVRSMFERYPEPSYMKIVKVETLPNEETRKVKVTVEKTFRGRTYPKLVEINSVSYKADYRLLHKHEEESYCKAVPREEKVIPREIDLPPLLREFVQKETGKDAPKIAIKLKPGHNNIYRLANEGEKPTVDVSMGIGNPASPRLYANCEL, from the exons ATGTCCACTATCAAGTACATCGGCCGCACCACCGATTTCAAAGGTAAAACGCTGTGGGAAATCGTAGGAAACCTGAAAAACTTTGGCGTTGGACGCGTTGTGGTGCGGAGCATGTTCGAGCGCTATCCGGAGCCGAGTTACATGAAAATCGTCAAAGTCGAAACCCTGCCCAATGAG GAAACTCGCAAAGTGAAGGTTACCGTCGAAAAGACCTTCCGCGGTCGCACCTATCCCAAGCTGGTGGAGATTAACAGCGTGTCCTACAAGGCGGATTACCGATTGCTGCACAAACACGAAGAGGAATCCTACTGCAAGGCGGTGCCTCGGGAGGAAAAGGTCATTCCACGGGAAATCGATTTGCCGCCCCTGTTGAGAGAGTTCGTTCAAAAGGAGACGGGTAAAGATGCCCCGAAGATTGCCATCAAGTTGAAGCCCGGGCACAACAACATCTACCGGCTAGCCAACGAAGGGGAGAAGCCTACTGTCGATGTTTCGATGGGTATCGGAAATCCTGCTAGTCCCAGATTGTACGCAAATTGTGAAttataa
- the LOC109428652 gene encoding choline transporter-like 1, translating to MGCFESKPSEQHQPTAVRGCTDIFWLVVYVLFWIALLVIAVFSFVYGNPLRVINGYDSFGNTCGVSSNEKFSHFPLSGMNTMDKPYVFFLDIKELRQTLKICVKECPKKEIGNAMELYRYYEERDTKYCRYDFNMSLLTAPDASGPKYFAFAGPCPKFPVYESSSVLHRCIPSGKNAPTKVVKDMYALVNSFGAAQQVFSDIYKTWPTVLLLVGLSLIFSIVLIMMLHWLTAIISWLICIFVAVASIGITAVLWWSYYKQKHSIDTDTKLSYLEELVRNETTIYVLAILATCIMIILLVVIYYLREKLSGLAALFEEAGKCMLQIPGLAGPPVLAFIALAVFLSFWMVVIVCLATANYPNVKPLLPFTQLKENPNKSEAAIKPDMSVNNNTYKSFDLVEYPEADFLRHMLWIYIIGLVWTTEFIFACQQLVISGAVAYWYFRKPTDTPVLNAIAKLVKYHLGSVAKGSFIITLFKIPRLILTYLYAKLKRHQQEGSECASCCLKCCICSFWLLEKFIRYLNHNAYTVIAIESVNFCPAAKIAWNALVTNALQVATINGIGDLVLFLGKLAVAALCGLISILMLRDNPDVHFYMAPVIIITLFSFFVAHIVLSLYEMVVDTLFLCVCEDRTINGNSGRWKQSNLAHLLGESPEPDAVEAPMQVVELAPITKQPFSVQSLQMTEIDDKATV from the exons ATGGGATGTTTCGAGAGTAAACCCTCCGAACAGCACCAGCCGACGGCCGTCCGCGGATGTACGGATATTTTCTGGCTTGTTGTCTACGTTCTGTTTTGGATAGCTTTG CTTGTCATCGCAGTATTTTCGTTCGTGTACGGCAACCCGTTACGCGTCATCAATGGGTACGATTCGTTCGGTAACACATGTGGCGTGTCGAGCAACGAAAAATTCTCGCACTTCCCGCTGTCCGGAATGAACACCATGGATAAGCCGTATGTGTTCTTCTTGGACATCAAAGAGCTGCGGCAGACTTTGAAGATATGTGTCAAGGAATGCCCCAAGAAGGAGATCGGCAATGCCATGGAATTGTATCGCTACTACGAGGAGCGGGACACAAAGTATTGCCGGTATGATTTTAACATGAGCCTGCTGACGGCCCCGGATGCGAGTGGACCGAAATATTTTGCGTTTGCTGGACCGTGTCCAAAGTTTCCCGTTTACGAGTCTAGCTCGGTGCTGCACCGATGCATCCCATCGGGAAAGAACGCCCCGACCAAGGTGGTCAAGGACATGTATGCATTGGTGAACTCCTTTGGAGCAGCTCAGCAAGTTTTTAGCGACATCTACAAAACATGGCCAACCGTGTTGCTGCTTGTAGGGTTGAGTTTGATTTTCTCAATCGTACTCATTATGATGCTTCACTGGCTTACTGCGATCATTTCGTGGTTGATTTGTATTTTCGTCGCTGTTGCCAGCATTGGAATCACCGCAGTTTTATGGTGGTCTTACTACAAGCAAAAGCACTCGATTGACACCGACACGAAGCTGTCTTATCTGGAAGAGCTGGTACGTAATGAAACAACGATCTACGTATTGGCCATTTTGGCTACTTGCATCATGATCATTCTGCTGGTGGTGATCTACTATCTACGCGAAAAGCTGAGTGGATTGGCGGCCCTATTCGAGGAGGCTGGTAAATGTATGCTGCAAATTCCCGGATTGGCTGGACCCCCAGTACTGGCGTTCATTGCATTGGCCGTATTCTTGTCGTTCTGGATGGTGGTTATCGTGTGTTTAGCCACTGCTAATTATCCGAATGTGAAACCATTGTTACCGTTCACACAACTTAAGGAAAATCCCAACAAGTCCGAAGCCGCCATCAAACCCGACATGTCCGTCAACAACAACACCTATAAAT CCTTTGATTTGGTCGAATATCCCGAGGCTGACTTCCTGCGCCACATGCTATGGATTTATATTATCGGGCTGGTGTGGACGACCGAGTTCATCTTTGCCTGCCAACAGTTGGTCATCTCCGGTGCCGTTGCCTATTGGTACTTCCGCAAACCCACCGACACGCCGGTGCTCAACGCCATCGCCAAACTCGTCAAGTACCATCTCGGCTCGGTAGCGAAGGGTTCGTTCATCATCACGCTGTTCAAGATACCTCGACTGATCCTCACCTATTTGTATGCCAA ATTGAAACGACACCAGCAGGAAGGTTCCGAGTGTGCCAGCTGTTGTTTGAAGTGCTGCATTTGCAGTTTTTGGCTGTTGGAGAAATTCATTCGCTATTTGAATCACAACGCTTACACGGTCATTGCGATTGAGAGTGTCAACTTTTGCCCAGCAGCGAAAATT GCTTGGAATGCACTGGTAACTAATGCTCTACAAGTGGCAACCATAAACGGTATTGGCGATTTGGTACTATTCTTAGGAAAACTAGCCGTGGCTGCTCTATGTGGTTTGATCAGCATTTTGATGCTTCGAGACAATCCGGATGTTCACTTTTACATGGCACCGGTAATCATAATAACACTATTCTCGTTCTTCGTCGCCCACATCGTGCTCTCGCTGTATGAAATGGTAGTGGATACATTGTTCCTGTGTGTATGTGAAGATCGCACCATCAACGGAAACTCCGGCCGCTGGAAGCAAAGCAACCTGGCCCACCTGCTGGGTGAGAGCCCAGAACCAGATGCCGTAGAGGCTCCGATGCAGGTAGTCGAATTGGCCCCCATAACAAAACAGCCGTTCTCCGTACAAAGTTTGCAAATGACTGAAATTGACGATAAGGCTACAGTATAA
- the LOC109428650 gene encoding uncharacterized protein LOC109428650, translated as MGIFHSKIAPIDKASEQPNNFDDPRSPTVNINRSPIGAEPIPDKPVAVITKVRDLTADLTETLDHAQTPDRVVAEKLQSALDPRSPGMFLRTPLVLLDDSDASNVSLRGSSIEYEEIDCDGELSFKDCTATDISEVLSVGPERGTDVSGSIFSNTSLNTELKADIDSIIQKLYDAGSIKDPRSPSVDIQRTPIVFQEEQIVTVEEGQGESEMKEETAIEQPIVEQQDDAIKAKEEKTTTTKISTIVHQDDEISSTTTTPVMIITPKRNKSELSARKGVTGAAGPRTPLGCVTNVQQGGGTGNDVLRKTALIGQLKQSVAAGMVANSAEMVPATKKLQTRSKIPTFRMK; from the exons ATGGGAATATTCCACAGCAAGATTGCCCCAATCGACAAGGCAAGCGAACAGCCGAACAACTTTGACGATCCGCGTTCGCCAACCGTCAACATCAATCGAAGTCCCATCGGAGCTGAG CCCATTCCGGATAAGCCTGTTGCTGTGATCACCAAAGTTCGAGATCTAACGGCGGACCTGACGGAGACACTGGATCATGCACAAACGCCCGATCGAGTTGTGGCGGAAAAGCTGCAATCTGCCCTGGACCCCCGCTCTCCTGGCATGTTCCTGCGGACACCTTTGGTGCTGTTGGACGATTCGGATGCTTCCAATGTTAGTTTGAGAGGCAGTTCCATCGAGTACGAAGAGATCGACTGCGATGGCGAACTGTCGTTTAAGGATTGCACCGCTACGGACATTTCGGAAGTGCTCAGCGTCGGACCTGAGCGTGGAACTGATGTAAGTGGCAGCATTTTCAGCAACACCAGTTTGAACACGGAACTGAAGGCGGACATTGACAGTATAATTCAGAAGTTGTATGACGCCGGCAGCATTAAGGACCCTCGGTCGCCATCGGTTGACATTCAGAGGACCCCCATCGTTTTCCAAGAAGAGCAAATCGTCACCGTGGAAGAAGGCCAGGGCGAAAGTGAAATGAAAGAAGAAACTGCTATCGAGCAGCCAATTGTCGAACAACAGGACGACGCCATTAAAGCAAAGGAGGAAAAAACTACAACTACCAAGATATCAACGATCGTCCATCAGGACGATGAGATTAGTTCTACCACTACAACGCCGGTGATGATCATCACTCCCAAGCGTAACAAATCCGAACTGAGTGCACGCAAGGGTGTCACTGGGGCAGCTGGTCCTCGTACGCCTCTAGGTTGCGTTACGAATGTGCAGCAGGGTGGTGGCACCGGGAACGACGTGCTTCGCAAGACGGCACTGATTGGCCAGCTGAAACAGAGTGTTGCGGCCGGAATGGTCGCCAACAGTGCCGAGATGGTTCCGGCGACCAAGAAGTTACAAACGCGGTCTAAGATTCCTACCTTTAGGATGAAGTGA
- the LOC109422480 gene encoding ribosome biogenesis protein BRX1 homolog yields MKPKMDSKKLKSKTAKLKNKATKKRKLEDLDASSDDEGIQLKDTRQSDEPVPKKTKWVNKQRVLVLCARGINHRDRHLMKDLKTLMPHHRSEPKMERWKTLSVVNEMSEMKHCNKVVLFEGRRKRDLYMWLANVEKGPSVKFLIENINTMGEMKLTGNCLRGSRPILSFDQEFSKQPHLAVIKELLTQVFGVPNHHPKSQPFVDRVISFTHLDNRIWYRHFQILSEDGGLAEVGPRFVMNPIKIFEGSFEGDAIWENADYQSPAKHRQLLRKAAKDKYLNKQKQKVDQEVNAPKVTHDFDKFADVFQGDDEEEQAKELLEKEEQEAAEDEERKAIEEQHKRMKKKDEIKKLKQLAQAKKSGKALAKGKKKQNTALKAKKKGKSKVQAEDSD; encoded by the exons ATGAAGCCTAAAATGGACAGTAAAAAGCTTAAAAGCAAGACCGCCAAGCTGAAAAACAAGGCAACAAAGAAGCGCAAATTGGAGGATTTGGATGCTTCGTCGGACGACGAAGGAATCCAACTAAAAGATACCAGGCAGTCGGACGAACCGGTACCCAAAAAG ACAAAATGGGTAAACAAGCAGCGTGTGCTTGTCCTATGTGCCAGAGGAATCAATCATCGGGATCGGCACCTGATGAAGGATTTGAAAACACTTATGCCGCACCACCGTTCCGAACCGAAGATGGAACGCTGGAAGACACTGTCGGTGGTCAACGAGATGAGTGAAATGAAGCACTGCAACAAGGTGGTGCTGTTCGAGGGCCGTCGCAAACGGGATCTGTACATGTGGTTGGCTAACGTCGAGAAGGGCCCATCGGTGAAGTTCCTGATCGAGAACATCAACACAATGGGTGAGATGAAACTGACCGGTAACTGCCTGCGCGGATCGCGCCCAATTTTGTCATTCGATCAGGAGTTTTCCAAGCAACCGCATCTAGCCGTAATCAAGGAACTGCTGACACAGGTCTTCGGTGTCCCTAACCACCACCCGAAGAGCCAGCCCTTCGTCGATCGCGTAATCAGCTTCACCCATTTGGATAATCGCATTTGGTACCGGCACTTCCAGATTTTGTCGGAAGACGGTGGCCTGGCGGAGGTGGGACCTCGATTTGTCATGAATCCGATCAAAATTTTCGAGGGTTCTTTCGAGGGTGACGCGATATGGGAAAACGCTGACTATCAGAGTCCGGCCAAACACCGTCAGCTGCTGCGAAAGGCCGCCAAGGATAAGTATCTGAACAAGCAGAAGCAGAAGGTCGACCAGGAAGTCAACGCCCCGAAAGTGACGCACGATTTCGACAAATTCGCCGACGTTTTCCAGGGCGATGACGAAGAGGAACAAgccaaggaactgctggagaaggaAGAACAGGAAGCAGCGGAGGATGAAGAGCGGAAGGCGATCGAGGAACAGCACAAGAGGATGAAGAAGAAGGACGAAATTAAGAAACTAAAGCAACTAGCGCAGGCGAAAAAATCTGGCAAAGCTCTGGCCAAGGGAAAGAAAAAACAGAACACGGCGCTCAAGGCCAAGAAAAAGGGAAAGAGCAAGGTCCAAGCGGAAGATAGCGACTGA